The Campylobacter sp. CN_NE2 genome contains a region encoding:
- a CDS encoding LutC/YkgG family protein yields the protein MSSKEKILAKIRSNRVAKRTEIEPLDITHFVANDGDKYENFKTNLTNNKAVVHETDAKGLQAKVEEIIKTVGAKTVMFGSDLPIKTDKLKADKLPFDKPVNEIREEVFDADTSIIQARLGVSNFGVCCVVSSKEQPRLLSLLPTNCIILLKKDALVESLDKALAEVTKDELPTNIIFIMGPSRTADIELITVLGVHGPQNVHVVLY from the coding sequence ATGAGTAGCAAAGAGAAAATTTTAGCTAAAATTAGGTCAAATAGAGTAGCTAAAAGAACAGAGATTGAACCGCTAGATATAACTCATTTTGTCGCAAATGACGGCGATAAATATGAGAATTTTAAAACAAATTTGACAAATAATAAGGCTGTCGTTCATGAGACAGATGCAAAAGGACTTCAAGCAAAAGTTGAAGAAATCATCAAAACCGTCGGCGCAAAAACTGTCATGTTTGGTTCAGATTTACCGATAAAAACCGATAAATTAAAAGCAGACAAATTGCCGTTTGACAAACCGGTAAATGAGATAAGAGAAGAGGTTTTTGATGCCGATACTTCAATTATCCAAGCAAGACTTGGTGTTTCAAATTTCGGCGTATGTTGCGTGGTTAGCTCAAAAGAGCAACCAAGGCTTCTTAGTTTGCTTCCGACTAACTGCATTATTTTGCTTAAAAAAGATGCTCTTGTAGAAAGCCTTGATAAAGCCCTAGCAGAAGTTACAAAAGATGAGCTACCTACAAATATTATCTTTATCATGGGACCATCTCGCACGGCTGACATTGAGCTTATTACAGTTCTTGGTGTTCATGGCCCACAAAATGTCCATGTAGTGCTATACTAA
- a CDS encoding LutB/LldF family L-lactate oxidation iron-sulfur protein gives MMNHEKLVNQKLADKQLRENLDKAMHTLQGNRNRLSTTKFKNFDELRSRAKTVKNNALATLDERLLEFEANATKNGMKVHWAVDGGEANEIIYQIIKSHNGDKVLKQKTMASEEIHLNHYLEDRGVKAMETDLGELIIQLIQDPPVHIVVPAIHKNRNEVGRIFQERLGAPLESEPEKLNAIARNHLRNAFRTMKIGISGANFGISKAGAIWLLENEGNGRMCTTAPDVHIVICGIEKVLETFEDVVSAHSPVTPSAVGAPITCYNNIITGPRKEGELDGPKEVHVVLLDNGRSDMLTNEEYYEALRCVRCGACMNYCPVYDKIGGHTYHAVYPGPIGEVISPQIFGMEKNADILNFCSLCGRCSEVCPVRIPLAETIRKLRSNKVGEGKKKAKGSDLLEHSKIERMGFAGFRMVTTNGFMWRSGIKMGSMFSNFVVKHADSIPVVKLWTRHRTPPVLKGNLHADVQKIEGVIYE, from the coding sequence ATGATGAATCATGAAAAATTAGTAAATCAAAAGCTTGCCGACAAGCAACTAAGAGAAAATTTAGATAAAGCTATGCACACTCTTCAAGGCAACAGAAACAGACTTAGCACTACAAAATTTAAAAATTTTGATGAGTTAAGAAGTAGGGCAAAAACTGTTAAAAATAACGCTCTTGCAACACTTGATGAAAGACTACTCGAATTTGAAGCAAATGCTACAAAAAATGGTATGAAAGTGCATTGGGCAGTAGATGGCGGTGAGGCAAATGAGATAATTTATCAAATTATAAAATCTCACAACGGAGACAAAGTTTTAAAGCAAAAAACAATGGCTAGTGAAGAAATTCACCTAAATCACTATCTAGAAGATAGAGGCGTCAAGGCTATGGAAACCGACCTTGGAGAGTTGATTATTCAATTAATCCAAGATCCGCCTGTGCATATCGTTGTTCCTGCGATTCATAAAAATCGTAATGAAGTCGGTAGAATTTTTCAAGAGCGATTAGGTGCGCCGTTAGAGAGCGAACCAGAAAAACTAAATGCAATCGCTAGAAATCACCTAAGAAACGCATTTAGAACGATGAAAATCGGTATTTCAGGTGCGAATTTTGGAATTAGCAAAGCAGGAGCTATTTGGTTGCTAGAAAACGAAGGTAACGGCAGAATGTGTACCACGGCTCCTGATGTGCATATCGTAATCTGTGGTATAGAAAAAGTTTTAGAGACATTTGAAGATGTAGTAAGTGCTCACTCTCCTGTTACTCCATCAGCCGTAGGTGCGCCTATTACTTGCTACAACAACATTATCACTGGTCCTAGAAAAGAGGGCGAACTAGACGGTCCAAAAGAAGTCCATGTTGTCTTATTAGATAACGGCAGAAGCGACATGCTAACCAATGAAGAATACTATGAAGCTTTAAGATGTGTTAGGTGCGGTGCCTGTATGAACTACTGCCCTGTTTATGATAAAATCGGTGGTCATACATATCATGCAGTCTATCCAGGACCAATCGGTGAAGTAATTAGCCCACAAATTTTCGGTATGGAAAAAAACGCAGATATTCTTAATTTCTGCTCACTTTGCGGTAGATGTAGCGAAGTTTGTCCTGTAAGAATTCCGTTGGCAGAAACAATCAGAAAGCTAAGAAGCAATAAAGTCGGTGAAGGTAAGAAAAAAGCAAAAGGTTCAGACTTGCTAGAACATAGCAAAATTGAAAGAATGGGATTTGCGGGATTTAGAATGGTTACAACAAACGGATTTATGTGGAGAAGCGGTATAAAAATGGGCTCAATGTTCTCAAATTTCGTTGTGAAACATGCAGATTCTATTCCTGTTGTAAAACTATGGACAAGACACAGAACGCCGCCTGTTTTAAAAGGAAATCTACACGCAGATGTCCAAAAAATCGAAGGAGTAATCTATGAGTAG
- a CDS encoding (Fe-S)-binding protein: protein MSKVYFFATCLGNAIYTQTALNAIKLLRREGVEVIFKKDQTCCGQPSYNTGYFEDTKKIALYNMDLFKDNYPVIVPSGSCAGMMKHDYVELFMGTEFEGKAKEFGSRVYDLCEYLDKVLKAKYEDKGEKVKITWHSNCHALRVQKSIQSAKNLLAQLKNVELIDLEREEECCGFGGTFAVKEPEISNAMVSQKIKYIEESGAEFLVSGDGGCLLNISGTMGKMGSKVKAIHLYDFLIKRIEGEKL from the coding sequence GTGAGTAAGGTTTATTTTTTTGCAACCTGTCTTGGTAACGCAATCTACACGCAAACTGCCTTAAATGCTATCAAACTTTTAAGAAGAGAAGGCGTAGAAGTGATTTTCAAAAAAGACCAAACCTGTTGCGGACAACCAAGCTATAACACAGGTTATTTTGAAGATACCAAAAAAATAGCATTATATAACATGGATCTTTTTAAAGACAACTATCCTGTCATAGTTCCGTCAGGCTCATGTGCCGGAATGATGAAACACGATTATGTAGAGCTATTTATGGGTACAGAGTTTGAAGGTAAAGCCAAAGAATTTGGTTCTAGGGTCTATGATTTATGCGAATATTTAGACAAAGTTTTAAAAGCTAAATATGAAGACAAAGGCGAAAAAGTAAAAATTACTTGGCATTCAAATTGCCACGCCTTGCGAGTTCAAAAGTCAATTCAATCTGCAAAAAATTTATTAGCACAACTTAAAAATGTTGAATTAATAGATTTAGAAAGAGAAGAAGAATGCTGTGGATTTGGCGGAACTTTTGCGGTAAAAGAACCTGAAATTTCAAACGCAATGGTAAGTCAAAAAATAAAGTATATCGAAGAAAGCGGAGCTGAATTTTTAGTATCTGGTGACGGGGGTTGCTTGTTAAATATATCCGGAACTATGGGAAAAATGGGCTCAAAAGTAAAAGCAATACATTTGTATGACTTTTTAATAAAAAGAATTGAAGGGGAAAAGCTATGA
- a CDS encoding L-lactate permease, with amino-acid sequence MHTLLAFLPIIVILIMMIGFKLSSRLSLSVAMFLAIGIALSAFSVNADGTSVLAYVLLGFLKAFDILVIIFGAILILNTMKYSGAMQSINNGFTKISTDRRVQVLIIGWAFGAFIEGAAGFGTPAALAAPLLVGLGFPALGAALACLVLNSSPVSYGAVGTPTFGVKTTVQSLVEGSGGNIDSYITTVSTNTAIIHSIGAIFIPFIVVMIMVKLFGKNKSFKDAFPALPFALLASLSFIVPYLIAAKFLGIELPSLLAGLISLGILIVAAKAGFMTPKDNWDFAPRAEWQEYWIGSTQAKVEETSKKDMSLFMAWLPYILISFILVVTRIPAIGLKPILQSWKINLFTADSLMFGVPGTAYSFNYGYLPGIIPFILVAILTIFLHRMSGEDVKEAWSKTFKQVAAAAIPLAAGLALVQLMLNVGTTVDGTNYSMIKLMAKFFADISGQAYVAVAPLVGVLGAFFSGSNTVSNMLFSGLQYETATLVGLKTEVIVALQNVGGAIGNMVCINNIVAVCATVGLLGKGEARCLTYNLAPCIFYVILAVILGTILL; translated from the coding sequence ATGCATACTTTGTTGGCGTTTTTACCTATTATCGTCATTTTAATTATGATGATAGGTTTTAAACTAAGTTCTAGGCTTTCACTTAGTGTCGCTATGTTTTTAGCTATCGGCATTGCTCTGTCTGCATTTAGTGTAAATGCTGATGGGACTAGCGTTTTAGCCTATGTGCTTTTAGGTTTTTTAAAGGCGTTTGATATTTTGGTTATCATCTTTGGTGCCATTTTAATATTAAACACTATGAAATACTCAGGTGCTATGCAATCAATCAACAACGGCTTTACCAAAATTTCAACTGACCGCCGTGTTCAAGTGTTGATTATTGGTTGGGCATTTGGTGCTTTTATTGAGGGTGCTGCCGGTTTTGGAACACCTGCTGCTTTGGCAGCTCCGCTTCTTGTCGGTCTTGGTTTCCCAGCTCTTGGTGCAGCTCTTGCATGTCTGGTTTTAAACAGCTCTCCTGTTAGTTATGGTGCGGTTGGAACCCCTACATTTGGTGTTAAAACTACCGTTCAAAGTCTTGTAGAAGGAAGCGGTGGAAATATAGATTCATATATCACTACCGTTAGCACAAACACTGCTATTATCCACTCAATAGGTGCTATTTTTATTCCTTTTATCGTTGTTATGATAATGGTAAAACTATTTGGTAAAAACAAAAGCTTTAAAGATGCTTTCCCTGCATTGCCATTTGCATTGCTTGCTTCTTTAAGCTTCATAGTTCCTTATTTGATAGCTGCGAAATTTTTGGGTATTGAGTTACCATCGCTTCTTGCTGGTCTTATATCTCTTGGTATTCTTATTGTAGCTGCAAAAGCCGGATTTATGACACCAAAAGATAATTGGGATTTTGCTCCTCGCGCTGAGTGGCAAGAGTATTGGATTGGCTCAACACAAGCCAAAGTAGAAGAGACTAGCAAAAAAGATATGTCATTATTTATGGCATGGTTACCATATATCCTTATTTCATTTATACTAGTTGTTACTCGTATTCCTGCAATCGGATTAAAACCAATTCTACAAAGCTGGAAGATAAATTTATTTACCGCAGATAGCCTAATGTTTGGCGTTCCGGGCACTGCATATAGCTTCAACTACGGCTATTTACCAGGTATTATTCCATTTATCTTGGTTGCTATCCTTACTATATTCTTACACAGAATGAGTGGCGAAGATGTAAAAGAGGCTTGGAGCAAAACTTTCAAACAAGTTGCGGCAGCGGCAATTCCACTAGCAGCAGGTCTAGCTTTGGTTCAACTTATGCTAAATGTCGGCACAACAGTCGATGGAACGAACTACTCTATGATTAAGCTTATGGCTAAATTCTTTGCCGATATTTCAGGTCAAGCTTATGTTGCTGTTGCACCGCTAGTTGGTGTTCTTGGAGCGTTTTTCTCTGGTTCAAACACAGTATCAAACATGCTCTTCTCAGGTCTTCAATACGAAACCGCTACGCTTGTTGGTCTAAAAACCGAAGTTATTGTTGCGCTTCAAAATGTCGGTGGTGCTATCGGTAATATGGTTTGTATCAACAATATCGTTGCTGTTTGTGCGACAGTCGGCTTGTTAGGTAAAGGTGAGGCTAGATGTCTTACTTATAACTTAGCACCTTGTATATTCTATGTAATATTGGCTGTTATTTTAGGTACAATATTGTTATAA
- the rplM gene encoding 50S ribosomal protein L13: protein MTKITKPSEVKRDWIVIDATGKRFGRMLTEVAVLLRGKHKPNYTPNVDCGDCVIIINASKAVFTGANKGEDKLYHSYSGYFGSLKSVKFEDMLKNNPVKLYKLAVRGMLPKTKLGKEMIKKLFVYEGSEHPHTAQTTKKGK from the coding sequence ATGACAAAAATTACTAAGCCTAGCGAAGTAAAACGCGACTGGATCGTTATAGATGCGACAGGCAAACGATTTGGTAGAATGCTAACCGAAGTTGCAGTTTTATTGCGTGGCAAACACAAACCAAACTATACTCCAAATGTTGATTGTGGCGATTGCGTCATCATCATAAATGCTTCAAAAGCAGTTTTTACAGGTGCAAACAAAGGTGAAGATAAACTATATCATAGTTATTCAGGATATTTCGGAAGTTTAAAAAGCGTCAAATTTGAAGATATGTTGAAAAACAATCCTGTAAAACTTTACAAACTTGCTGTTCGTGGTATGTTACCAAAAACAAAACTTGGCAAAGAGATGATTAAAAAGCTTTTCGTTTATGAAGGAAGCGAACATCCGCACACTGCTCAAACAACTAAAAAAGGAAAATAA
- the rpsI gene encoding 30S ribosomal protein S9 has translation MATVYATGKRKSAVAKVWVKPGSGKIVVNGMDLNTWLGGHEAIKLKVVQPLLVTKQETSMDVTAQTLGGGYSAQAEALRHGISRALAAMDKDFRALLKPKGLLTRDSRVVERKKFGKRKARRSPQFSKR, from the coding sequence ATGGCAACAGTTTATGCAACAGGAAAAAGAAAATCAGCCGTAGCTAAGGTTTGGGTAAAACCAGGAAGCGGTAAAATCGTCGTAAATGGTATGGATTTAAATACTTGGCTTGGCGGACACGAAGCTATCAAACTAAAAGTTGTTCAACCACTTTTAGTTACAAAACAAGAAACTTCAATGGATGTAACAGCGCAAACATTGGGTGGTGGTTACTCAGCACAAGCAGAGGCGTTAAGGCACGGAATTTCAAGAGCATTGGCTGCTATGGATAAAGATTTTAGAGCTTTATTAAAACCAAAAGGTTTGCTAACTCGCGATTCTCGTGTAGTAGAAAGAAAGAAATTTGGAAAAAGAAAGGCAAGAAGAAGCCCGCAATTTTCAAAAAGATAA
- a CDS encoding OmpA family protein, protein MKKVLLALSLCASTALMANEANYGWEISPTIGGSMHEGNMDLDQAFLFGLRIAKNLENSFIDQIELGYDRSNGIGLDEATSTVEPDADYYFANVVKNIVNFTDNLKLYGLLGLGYMDYNAKVSNEDYDSGFGQYGLGLKYYWTDNFATKLEARDAIRFNDGNHILFYTLGFAADFGKRYADATPAGCADEDNDGVCDNVDRCPGTPAGVVVDEYGCEKVIRLNLGVNFATDSAKISPEYMEEIKTVANFMGDNPDYSVILEGHTDSTGSAAYNQKLSEKRAAAVAGALQNFGVDAAKISSVGYGETQPIATNATKEGRAQNRRVDARFRR, encoded by the coding sequence ATGAAAAAAGTTTTACTTGCATTAAGCTTATGTGCTTCAACTGCTCTTATGGCAAATGAAGCAAATTATGGTTGGGAAATTAGCCCTACAATCGGTGGAAGTATGCATGAAGGCAACATGGACCTTGATCAAGCTTTCCTTTTTGGTTTGAGAATTGCTAAGAATTTAGAAAATTCTTTTATTGATCAAATCGAACTTGGTTATGACCGCTCAAACGGCATTGGTTTAGATGAAGCTACAAGCACCGTTGAACCAGATGCAGATTATTATTTTGCAAATGTTGTAAAAAACATTGTAAATTTCACTGATAATTTGAAACTTTATGGCTTACTAGGTCTTGGTTATATGGATTATAACGCAAAAGTTTCAAATGAAGATTATGATAGCGGTTTTGGCCAATATGGTCTAGGTCTAAAATACTACTGGACAGACAATTTTGCAACAAAACTTGAAGCAAGAGATGCTATCAGATTTAATGATGGCAACCATATCTTGTTCTACACACTTGGCTTTGCTGCTGATTTCGGTAAAAGATATGCAGACGCCACTCCTGCTGGTTGCGCAGATGAAGATAATGATGGTGTATGCGATAATGTAGATAGATGTCCTGGTACACCTGCTGGTGTAGTTGTAGATGAATACGGCTGCGAAAAAGTTATTAGATTAAATCTAGGTGTAAATTTTGCAACAGATAGCGCAAAAATCAGCCCAGAATATATGGAAGAAATTAAAACAGTTGCTAACTTCATGGGAGATAATCCTGATTATTCAGTTATCCTAGAAGGACACACTGATAGCACAGGTTCAGCTGCTTACAACCAAAAACTATCAGAAAAAAGAGCTGCTGCTGTTGCTGGTGCGCTTCAAAATTTCGGCGTTGATGCTGCTAAAATTTCTAGCGTAGGTTACGGCGAAACTCAACCAATCGCAACAAACGCTACAAAAGAAGGTCGCGCTCAAAATAGACGCGTTGATGCAAGATTTAGACGATAA
- a CDS encoding HAD family hydrolase: MKPTILFDLDGTLIDSTSAILAGFYHAFDKFDFVKPKYEAITSQIGYPLDIMFTNLGVKNEFIDEFVKAYKEKYLQIYLNQTTLLDTAYEAVKFANEFADLGVVTTKTSKFSHILLEHLGIYRFFKTIIGKEDTINLKPHPEPILNALNKMQKSNQNAFMVGDTKLDAIAAKSAGIKSIGLLCGYGSQNELEKHCDFVCKNPLEALNLIKNLF, encoded by the coding sequence ATGAAACCAACGATTTTATTTGATCTAGACGGAACTTTGATAGATTCTACTTCTGCGATTTTAGCAGGGTTTTATCATGCTTTTGATAAATTTGATTTTGTCAAACCAAAATACGAAGCCATAACTTCACAAATCGGTTATCCGCTTGATATAATGTTTACGAATTTGGGCGTTAAAAATGAGTTTATCGATGAATTTGTAAAAGCCTACAAAGAAAAATATTTGCAAATTTATTTAAATCAAACGACCTTGTTGGACACTGCTTACGAAGCGGTCAAATTTGCAAATGAATTTGCAGATCTTGGCGTGGTTACAACCAAAACTTCAAAATTTTCTCACATTTTGCTTGAACACTTGGGAATTTATAGGTTTTTCAAAACCATTATTGGCAAGGAAGACACGATAAATTTAAAACCACATCCAGAGCCTATTTTAAATGCTTTAAACAAAATGCAAAAATCTAACCAAAATGCTTTTATGGTGGGTGATACCAAGCTAGATGCAATCGCAGCAAAAAGTGCGGGTATAAAAAGTATCGGTTTGCTTTGTGGATACGGAAGTCAAAACGAGCTTGAAAAACATTGCGATTTTGTTTGCAAAAATCCCTTAGAAGCACTGAATTTGATAAAAAATTTGTTTTAA
- the fabG gene encoding 3-oxoacyl-ACP reductase FabG, translating into MKFSGKNVLITGASRGIGAGIAKNLANLGLKVWINYRSKPEIADALKNEIEKSGGKAAVIKFDATNEEEFANAINLIIESDGELSYLVNNAGITNDKLALRMKLEDFTSVIEANLTSAFIGSREALKVMSKKRFGSVVNIASIVGEMGNAGQVNYSASKGGMIAMSKSFAKEGASRSVRFNCVTPGFIATDMTDALSDEVRKSYEDNIPLKRFGSTEDIANAVAFLLSDNASYITGEVLKVNGGLYM; encoded by the coding sequence ATGAAATTTAGTGGAAAAAATGTTTTAATAACAGGTGCAAGTCGTGGAATAGGCGCAGGAATCGCAAAAAATTTAGCAAATTTAGGGCTTAAAGTTTGGATAAATTATCGCTCAAAACCCGAAATCGCAGACGCCCTAAAAAATGAAATCGAAAAGAGTGGCGGGAAAGCAGCGGTTATCAAATTTGACGCGACAAATGAAGAAGAATTTGCAAATGCAATAAATTTAATCATAGAAAGCGATGGCGAATTAAGCTATCTTGTAAATAACGCTGGAATTACAAACGATAAACTGGCACTTCGTATGAAACTAGAAGATTTTACTAGCGTAATCGAAGCAAATTTAACTTCTGCTTTCATCGGCTCACGCGAAGCTTTGAAAGTGATGAGCAAAAAACGCTTTGGTTCGGTTGTAAATATTGCTTCAATAGTCGGCGAAATGGGAAATGCCGGTCAGGTAAATTATAGTGCAAGCAAAGGCGGAATGATAGCGATGAGCAAAAGTTTTGCCAAAGAAGGCGCTAGTAGAAGTGTGCGATTTAACTGCGTAACACCGGGATTTATCGCTACTGATATGACGGATGCTTTGAGCGATGAGGTACGAAAAAGTTATGAAGATAATATTCCGTTAAAAAGATTTGGTAGTACCGAAGACATCGCAAATGCCGTTGCGTTTTTATTAAGCGATAACGCTAGTTACATTACGGGCGAAGTTTTAAAAGTCAATGGCGGACTTTATATGTAG
- the acpP gene encoding acyl carrier protein, giving the protein MAVFEDVRDVVVDQLSVSADAVKLESKIIEDLGADSLDVVELVMALEEKFGIEIPDSEAEKLLSIQDVVTFVENLNK; this is encoded by the coding sequence ATGGCAGTATTTGAAGATGTAAGAGATGTAGTTGTTGATCAACTTAGCGTTTCAGCTGACGCTGTTAAATTAGAATCTAAAATCATCGAAGATTTGGGTGCTGATTCTCTTGATGTAGTTGAGCTAGTAATGGCTTTGGAAGAAAAATTCGGTATCGAAATTCCTGATAGCGAAGCAGAAAAATTGCTAAGCATTCAAGATGTTGTTACATTTGTTGAAAATTTAAACAAATAA
- a CDS encoding beta-ketoacyl-ACP synthase II, producing MKRVVVTGVGMITSVGSDAQSSFKNICEGKTGVCKITHFDPSEFSAQIAAEIKDFDPTSVVEDGKEVKKMDRFIQLGLKAAKDAMADANFKDGEFDNDEFGVSSAAGIGGLPNIEINSNVCLERGPRRISPFFIPSALVNMLGGFVSIYHKLKGPNLASVTACAASTHAICEAAKSIMIGEAKKMLVVGAEAAICPVGIGGFAAMKALSTRNDDPQHASRPFDGERDGFVMGEGAAALVLETYEDAVARGAKIYGELIGFGESGDAYHMTSPTLDGPYRAMKKAYEMAGKPKIDYVNAHGTSTSANDKNETAALKELFGSSVPPVSSTKGQTGHCLGAAGAIEAVVSLLAMQEGILPPTINQISKDSECDLDYIPNVARKATVDVVMSNSFGFGGTNGSVIFKRV from the coding sequence TTGAAGCGAGTGGTGGTAACCGGCGTCGGTATGATAACTTCTGTCGGCTCTGACGCACAAAGCAGTTTTAAAAATATTTGCGAAGGTAAAACGGGAGTTTGCAAGATAACTCATTTTGATCCGAGCGAATTTTCAGCTCAAATCGCAGCCGAGATTAAAGATTTCGATCCGACTAGTGTCGTTGAAGACGGCAAAGAAGTCAAAAAAATGGATAGATTTATCCAGCTTGGCTTAAAAGCTGCTAAGGACGCTATGGCTGATGCGAATTTTAAAGATGGCGAATTTGATAATGACGAATTTGGCGTAAGTTCTGCTGCGGGTATCGGCGGACTTCCGAACATTGAGATAAATTCAAATGTCTGTTTGGAGCGTGGGCCAAGACGCATAAGTCCGTTTTTTATACCATCGGCACTTGTAAATATGCTAGGCGGATTTGTATCGATTTATCATAAGCTAAAAGGTCCAAATTTAGCTAGTGTTACTGCATGTGCAGCTTCAACTCACGCTATTTGCGAAGCCGCAAAATCAATTATGATTGGTGAAGCTAAAAAAATGCTAGTTGTCGGCGCAGAAGCAGCCATTTGCCCTGTGGGAATCGGCGGTTTTGCGGCGATGAAAGCACTTTCAACACGAAATGACGATCCGCAGCACGCTTCGCGCCCGTTTGACGGGGAGCGAGACGGCTTTGTTATGGGTGAAGGCGCAGCGGCACTTGTTTTAGAAACTTACGAAGATGCCGTCGCAAGGGGAGCTAAAATTTACGGCGAGTTAATCGGTTTTGGCGAGAGCGGAGACGCATATCATATGACTTCTCCAACACTTGATGGTCCATACAGAGCGATGAAAAAAGCTTATGAAATGGCAGGAAAACCAAAAATTGATTATGTAAATGCGCACGGAACTTCGACTTCGGCAAATGATAAAAACGAAACAGCGGCTCTAAAAGAGCTTTTTGGTAGCTCTGTTCCGCCTGTAAGCTCAACAAAAGGGCAAACAGGGCATTGTCTTGGTGCAGCAGGTGCGATAGAAGCGGTTGTTAGCCTACTTGCTATGCAAGAAGGAATTTTACCTCCAACCATAAATCAAATTTCAAAAGATAGCGAGTGCGATTTGGATTATATCCCAAATGTCGCCAGAAAAGCCACTGTCGATGTCGTTATGAGTAACTCATTTGGGTTTGGCGGCACGAACGGCTCTGTAATTTTTAAAAGGGTTTAA
- the accA gene encoding acetyl-CoA carboxylase carboxyl transferase subunit alpha — translation MASYLDFEKSIKQIDDDITSAKIKGDEDAVKILKANLEKEITKVYKNLNEYQRLQLARHPDRPYALDYVRALLKDYYEIHGDRAFRDDPSIVCFIGMIGDKKFVVIAEQKGRGTKYKLIRNFGMPHPEGYRKALRVAKMAEKFGLPILFLIDTPGAYPGIGAEERGQSEAIARNLCDLSDLKTPTIAVVIGEGGSGGALAIGVADRLAMLQNSVFSVISPEGCAAILWNDPAKSEAATKALKITAEELKNLNLIDAVIAEPKNGAHRDKAGAAKALGDYVLNELKELELLSPEQLVAKRQEKILNLGAFKE, via the coding sequence ATGGCTAGTTATTTGGATTTCGAGAAGTCTATAAAACAGATTGATGATGACATTACAAGTGCCAAGATTAAAGGCGATGAAGATGCCGTTAAAATTTTAAAGGCAAATCTCGAAAAAGAAATAACAAAAGTCTATAAAAATTTAAACGAATACCAACGATTACAGCTTGCAAGACACCCTGATCGCCCTTATGCGCTTGATTATGTTAGGGCGTTACTGAAAGATTATTACGAAATTCACGGGGATCGCGCTTTTAGAGATGATCCGTCGATTGTCTGTTTTATCGGTATGATAGGCGATAAAAAATTTGTAGTAATCGCCGAACAAAAGGGCAGGGGAACTAAATACAAACTAATTCGAAATTTCGGTATGCCTCACCCAGAAGGGTATCGCAAGGCACTAAGAGTGGCTAAAATGGCTGAGAAATTTGGTTTGCCTATTTTGTTTTTGATCGACACTCCGGGGGCGTATCCGGGAATCGGAGCAGAAGAGAGAGGACAAAGCGAAGCCATAGCACGAAATTTATGCGATTTAAGCGATTTAAAAACTCCTACTATCGCCGTTGTTATCGGCGAAGGCGGAAGCGGCGGGGCTTTGGCTATCGGCGTTGCCGATCGTTTAGCAATGCTACAAAATTCGGTTTTTTCTGTTATTTCACCGGAAGGCTGTGCTGCTATTTTGTGGAACGATCCGGCTAAAAGCGAAGCTGCCACAAAGGCACTTAAAATCACGGCAGAAGAGCTTAAAAATCTAAATTTGATAGACGCAGTTATCGCTGAACCGAAAAACGGCGCACACAGAGATAAAGCAGGAGCCGCAAAAGCTCTTGGGGATTATGTTTTAAATGAGCTTAAAGAATTAGAGCTTCTCTCGCCTGAACAGCTTGTAGCAAAAAGACAAGAAAAAATCTTAAATTTAGGCGCTTTTAAAGAGTAG